From a single Photobacterium gaetbulicola Gung47 genomic region:
- a CDS encoding putative branched chain amino acid transporter (COG1114): MLSARNIAALGFMTFAMYLGAGNLIFPPFLGLQAGEHFASGMAGFLLTGVGLPALALVMVALVHGSDNLTAALPKSVATGFWVMVFIVIGPAFVIPRAITVAYQFSLAPFVGEAALLPFTVVFCLAAIVFALYPGKLVDTLGKWLTPMLVVILSVLAVTAFMSPASEALAAVGPYQDKAFAEGLTQGYMTMDALGSIGFGWIIFRAIREMGVECPRATAKYTLMAAVMYAVAMALVYLSLAYIGATSASLGSVFGNGGEILTAFTLAHFGTLGSVLLGVVMILACLTTAIGVTTAGSEFYSRTFQPVTYSRSVWVTMIVAGLVANLGLEQLLAITLPVVVVLHPVAIALLVIAPLRRRLTTPAVMAAVMTALVFGSVDALHILGKMPTALDSWLAQYLPLYSDYAGWVVPSLLVIAMGAVVSRATRSVLALQPSMKG, from the coding sequence ATGTTAAGTGCACGCAACATCGCCGCCTTGGGCTTTATGACTTTCGCCATGTACCTTGGTGCCGGTAACCTGATCTTCCCTCCGTTCCTAGGCTTGCAGGCCGGTGAACACTTTGCTTCCGGAATGGCCGGGTTCCTGCTGACTGGTGTTGGCCTGCCAGCATTGGCATTGGTAATGGTGGCACTGGTCCATGGCTCCGATAACCTGACCGCAGCCCTTCCCAAGTCGGTTGCGACGGGGTTTTGGGTGATGGTGTTTATTGTGATTGGCCCGGCCTTTGTGATCCCCCGAGCCATCACCGTCGCCTACCAGTTTAGTTTGGCCCCTTTTGTCGGCGAGGCGGCACTGCTTCCTTTCACCGTGGTGTTCTGCTTGGCTGCCATTGTGTTTGCACTCTACCCGGGCAAGCTGGTCGATACATTAGGCAAGTGGCTGACCCCGATGCTGGTGGTTATCCTTTCCGTGCTGGCAGTGACTGCTTTTATGTCCCCGGCCAGTGAAGCACTGGCAGCTGTGGGGCCGTATCAGGACAAGGCATTTGCCGAAGGGTTGACCCAAGGCTACATGACCATGGATGCGCTGGGTTCGATTGGCTTTGGCTGGATCATCTTCCGTGCTATCCGCGAAATGGGGGTGGAGTGCCCGAGGGCGACCGCAAAATACACCCTGATGGCTGCTGTGATGTACGCGGTGGCGATGGCTCTGGTGTACCTGTCGTTGGCCTATATCGGTGCGACCAGTGCTAGCCTGGGCTCGGTATTCGGCAATGGCGGCGAGATCCTGACAGCGTTCACCTTGGCCCACTTCGGTACTTTGGGCAGTGTCTTGTTGGGCGTGGTGATGATTTTGGCCTGCCTGACTACTGCGATCGGTGTGACGACCGCAGGCAGCGAGTTTTACAGCCGCACATTCCAGCCGGTGACTTACTCGCGCAGTGTCTGGGTAACGATGATCGTGGCCGGACTGGTGGCCAATCTTGGATTGGAGCAGCTATTGGCGATCACTCTGCCGGTGGTTGTGGTCTTGCACCCGGTCGCCATTGCTCTGCTGGTGATTGCTCCGCTGCGCCGTCGCTTGACGACACCGGCCGTGATGGCGGCAGTAATGACGGCATTGGTCTTCGGCAGTGTTGATGCGTTGCATATCTTGGGCAAAATGCCGACTGCGCTCGACAGTTGGTTGGCGCAATACCTGCCCCTTTATAGCGACTATGCCGGTTGGGTGGTGCCAAGCTTGCTGGTGATCGCGATGGGCGCAGTGGTTAGCCGGGCTACGCGTTCAGTGTTGGCACTGCAGCCATCAATGAAAGGGTGA
- a CDS encoding putative DNA-binding protein HU-alpha (COG0776), with translation MNKTQLIDLIAEKADLSKAQAKVALESTLDGITDALKEGDQVQLIGFGTFKVNHRAARTGRNPQTGQEIQIAAANVPAFVAGKALKDSVK, from the coding sequence ATGAACAAGACCCAACTGATTGACCTGATCGCTGAAAAAGCAGATCTTTCTAAAGCTCAAGCTAAAGTTGCTCTAGAGTCTACCCTAGACGGCATTACTGATGCGCTTAAAGAAGGTGACCAGGTTCAACTAATCGGCTTTGGTACTTTCAAAGTAAACCACCGTGCAGCGCGTACTGGCCGTAACCCACAAACGGGTCAGGAAATCCAGATCGCAGCGGCCAACGTACCTGCTTTCGTTGCAGGTAAAGCACTGAAAGACTCAGTGAAATAA
- a CDS encoding phage integrase family site specific recombinase (COG0582), translating to MGKLYDTHLKAKFGKPQDKVVTLTDGDGLGARVSKLGKIRWQFRYKINGANKRVDLGDYPELSLVAARKRAAQCRQWWQEGHDPKHMLAMAREANLAPVTVQQALEYWLVEYADKNRKNSDKHRAQFNKHIYPYIGSYPLEQTLTRHWVECFDRISNGIPGKQRPAPKAAGYVLQNAKQALRFCRVRQYAFSRELDDLTTTDVGERQAKRDRVLSDVELVDVWELCHSKKLMPYYRNMFYLLMVFGARTQEIRLSQWQEWDFDSMLWTVPVMNSKTAEKIVRPIPQALKDWLLTLKGEANKSNYILGELKRPEAVSSYGGLMWKRLDHIEKWTLHDLRRTMATKLNDLGVLPHVVEKLLGHSLGGVMAVYNHSQYLGEKEHALKLWVEHLQLLSNPPANVVLLK from the coding sequence ATGGGAAAGCTGTACGATACTCATCTAAAAGCCAAATTTGGCAAACCACAAGACAAAGTGGTCACTTTAACTGACGGTGATGGCTTAGGAGCAAGGGTATCCAAGCTCGGTAAGATACGTTGGCAGTTTCGCTACAAGATTAACGGCGCTAACAAGCGAGTAGATTTAGGCGATTATCCAGAGCTTTCGCTGGTGGCTGCACGAAAGCGTGCTGCACAGTGTCGCCAGTGGTGGCAGGAAGGGCATGACCCCAAACATATGCTGGCCATGGCGCGTGAAGCTAACCTTGCACCTGTAACTGTCCAACAAGCTCTAGAGTACTGGTTAGTGGAGTATGCCGATAAGAACCGTAAAAACTCCGACAAGCATCGAGCGCAGTTTAATAAGCATATTTATCCTTATATAGGTAGTTACCCCTTGGAGCAAACTCTGACTCGTCACTGGGTGGAGTGTTTTGATCGAATTAGTAATGGTATCCCTGGTAAACAACGTCCAGCCCCAAAGGCTGCTGGCTATGTGCTGCAAAACGCAAAGCAAGCATTGCGTTTCTGTCGAGTGCGGCAGTATGCATTTAGCCGCGAGCTTGATGATTTGACCACAACTGATGTGGGCGAGCGACAAGCCAAGCGGGATCGGGTGCTATCGGATGTTGAATTAGTCGACGTTTGGGAGTTATGCCACTCAAAGAAGCTGATGCCTTATTACCGTAATATGTTTTACTTGTTGATGGTCTTTGGAGCTAGAACTCAAGAGATTCGGCTATCCCAATGGCAAGAATGGGATTTTGACTCAATGTTGTGGACAGTTCCGGTGATGAACAGCAAGACAGCTGAGAAGATTGTTCGCCCTATTCCACAAGCGTTGAAAGACTGGTTGCTGACTTTGAAAGGAGAAGCTAACAAATCCAATTACATCCTTGGAGAATTGAAGAGACCAGAGGCAGTCAGCTCATATGGTGGCCTAATGTGGAAACGGTTGGATCATATAGAAAAGTGGACTTTACATGATTTGCGCCGAACTATGGCGACAAAGCTCAACGATTTGGGTGTGCTACCGCATGTGGTTGAAAAGTTGCTAGGGCATTCGTTGGGTGGTGTGATGGCTGTTTATAATCATAGCCAGTATTTAGGGGAAAAAGAGCATGCTTTGAAGTTGTGGGTTGAACATTTACAGTTGCTGTCTAATCCTCCTGCAAATGTGGTTTTGTTGAAATAG
- a CDS encoding hypothetical protein (COG1253), whose product MILLTIYIAVAIGVSFICSVLEAVLLSISPSYIGTLRQQGHPAADRLAALKDNIDRPLASILTLNTIAHTIGAATAGAQAAVVFGSQWLGVFSGVLTIGILLFSEIIPKTIGATYWRQLAPASASTLRWMVWALTPFVWVSEQITRRLSRGHEAPKLRDELSAMAMLAQESGELAEGESKIMTNLLQFRDVSVTKIMTPRPVLFRVDAEQPINEFLSQHKDSPFSRPLVYSEQKDNILGFVHRLELFAESQAGRGQKELGTLMRPLPVVMNNASVPKAFEQLMKERSQLVLVVDEYGTVQGLVTMEDIFEHLVGEEIVDEADKNTDMQQLAYQRWEKWKKTHGVIESKDDE is encoded by the coding sequence ATGATACTCCTTACGATTTACATCGCTGTTGCGATTGGTGTTTCGTTTATTTGTTCAGTCCTGGAAGCTGTTCTGCTCAGCATCTCCCCTAGCTATATCGGTACTCTGCGTCAGCAGGGCCACCCTGCCGCCGATCGCCTCGCGGCTCTAAAAGACAATATCGACCGCCCACTGGCTTCGATCCTAACCCTCAATACCATTGCCCATACCATAGGTGCGGCAACCGCCGGCGCACAAGCCGCGGTGGTATTTGGCAGCCAATGGCTAGGTGTATTCTCCGGCGTACTGACGATTGGTATTTTGCTATTCTCAGAAATTATTCCGAAGACTATCGGTGCCACCTACTGGCGCCAGCTGGCACCCGCCTCGGCATCGACCCTGCGCTGGATGGTCTGGGCCCTGACGCCATTCGTATGGGTGTCAGAACAAATCACCCGCCGCCTGTCACGAGGCCATGAAGCGCCGAAACTGCGTGATGAACTATCGGCGATGGCCATGCTGGCCCAGGAATCGGGGGAGCTGGCTGAAGGCGAGTCAAAGATCATGACAAACCTGCTGCAGTTCCGTGATGTCAGCGTCACCAAGATCATGACACCACGACCGGTCCTGTTCCGTGTTGACGCCGAGCAGCCAATCAACGAGTTTCTGTCGCAGCACAAAGACAGCCCGTTCTCGCGCCCGCTGGTCTACAGCGAGCAGAAAGACAATATCCTTGGCTTCGTCCACCGCCTTGAGCTGTTTGCCGAAAGCCAGGCAGGCCGCGGCCAGAAAGAGCTGGGTACCCTGATGCGTCCGCTGCCGGTCGTCATGAACAATGCCAGCGTCCCCAAGGCCTTCGAGCAGCTAATGAAAGAGCGCTCCCAGCTGGTACTGGTGGTCGATGAATACGGTACGGTCCAGGGGCTGGTAACCATGGAAGACATCTTCGAACACCTGGTCGGCGAAGAAATTGTCGACGAGGCCGACAAGAATACCGACATGCAGCAGCTGGCCTACCAGCGCTGGGAAAAGTGGAAGAAAACCCACGGCGTGATCGAAAGCAAAGACGACGAGTAA
- a CDS encoding putative D-isomer specific 2-hydroxyacid dehydrogenase family protein (COG0111), whose product MHKLMIVSRQQAVYEALLAEQPIAGLTLTQQPKEATILLADPPKIAPLLDEFPALEWIQSTFAGIDALTQPSLRRDYTLSNIRGCFGQLISEYVLGLAIAYQRHFATYQTQQQARHWHPKPYNTLAGKTMVILGTGSIGSHLARSAKALGFRLVGVNRSGTANEPAFDTILPLAELNSALEQADLVVSTLPATANTNDILNATSLSHCRKALLFNVGRGNALCETGLLSALDRGAIAHAFLDVFKQEPLPQSHPFWQHPAITITPHIAAESFPHQVMAIFRDNAQRWLNHQPLRYTVDFQRGY is encoded by the coding sequence ATGCATAAACTGATGATTGTTTCCCGCCAGCAAGCTGTCTATGAAGCCCTGCTAGCCGAGCAGCCGATAGCCGGGCTGACCCTGACCCAGCAGCCCAAAGAGGCGACTATCTTGCTGGCCGACCCACCGAAGATCGCCCCCTTGCTCGATGAGTTCCCGGCCCTTGAGTGGATCCAGTCCACCTTTGCCGGCATTGATGCTCTGACACAGCCCAGTTTGCGTCGGGACTATACCCTGAGCAATATCCGCGGTTGCTTCGGCCAGCTGATCAGCGAATACGTACTGGGGTTAGCCATCGCCTACCAACGCCACTTTGCGACCTACCAAACCCAGCAACAAGCCCGCCACTGGCACCCTAAACCATACAACACCCTTGCAGGCAAGACGATGGTGATACTGGGTACCGGCAGCATCGGCAGCCATCTCGCCCGTTCGGCCAAGGCATTGGGATTCCGCCTTGTCGGGGTCAATCGCTCTGGCACTGCCAATGAGCCGGCTTTCGATACCATTCTCCCACTGGCCGAGCTCAATTCAGCACTCGAGCAGGCAGACTTGGTGGTCTCCACCTTGCCGGCTACCGCTAATACCAACGATATCCTCAACGCCACCAGCCTAAGCCATTGCCGTAAGGCTTTGTTGTTCAACGTCGGCCGGGGCAACGCCCTGTGCGAAACCGGCCTGCTCAGCGCATTGGACCGAGGTGCAATCGCCCACGCTTTCCTGGATGTCTTCAAGCAGGAGCCGCTGCCCCAGAGTCACCCTTTCTGGCAACATCCGGCCATCACTATTACCCCGCACATTGCCGCTGAAAGCTTTCCCCATCAAGTCATGGCAATTTTCCGCGATAATGCACAACGCTGGCTCAACCACCAGCCATTACGCTATACCGTTGACTTTCAACGGGGCTACTAA
- a CDS encoding hypothetical protein (COG1573), translating into MSPNNDQQHLDNLLDQIRRCTICRDHLPLGPRPVIQAASSARLMIVGQAPGTKVHQTGIPWNDPSGDRLRRWLDLDRDSFYNPEHIAIMPMGLCYPGRGKSGDLPPRPECAPQWHPQVWPLLPNIGMTLLVGQYAQQRYLKGKPKTLTETVKAWRNWAPQYIPMPHPSPRNTLWLKKNPWFEEEVVPYIREYVHQHLGLESGKGR; encoded by the coding sequence ATGAGTCCAAACAACGACCAGCAACATCTTGATAACCTGCTTGATCAAATCCGCCGCTGCACGATCTGCCGCGATCACCTACCGCTCGGCCCCCGGCCGGTCATTCAAGCTGCCAGCAGCGCCCGCTTGATGATCGTTGGCCAGGCTCCCGGTACCAAGGTGCATCAAACAGGGATCCCCTGGAATGATCCGAGTGGCGATCGTCTCCGTCGTTGGCTGGATCTTGACCGCGACTCTTTCTACAACCCCGAGCACATCGCCATCATGCCGATGGGACTGTGCTACCCCGGCCGGGGCAAGTCCGGCGATCTGCCGCCCCGTCCCGAGTGCGCCCCGCAATGGCACCCCCAAGTATGGCCGCTGCTGCCCAATATCGGCATGACCCTGCTGGTCGGCCAGTATGCCCAGCAGCGCTACCTCAAGGGCAAACCGAAGACGCTGACAGAGACGGTGAAGGCATGGCGCAACTGGGCGCCGCAGTACATCCCGATGCCACACCCTTCACCGCGCAACACCCTGTGGCTGAAGAAAAACCCATGGTTTGAAGAGGAAGTGGTGCCATATATCCGCGAATACGTCCACCAGCATCTTGGACTAGAAAGCGGCAAGGGGCGCTAG
- a CDS encoding bifunctional purine biosynthesis protein PurH (COG0138), with protein MVAMENARPIRRALISVSDKTGIVEFAQALADRGVDILSTGGTASLLAEQGIKVTEVSDHTGFPEMMDGRVKTLHPKIHGGVLGRRGTDDAVMNEHGIAPIDMVVVNLYPFAATVANPDCTLEDAVENIDIGGPTMVRSAAKNHKDVTIIVNAHDYDRVLTEMAANDGSLTHATRFDLAIAAFEHTAAYDGMIANYFGTMVPSYGDNKEGDEESKFPRTFNQQFEKKQDMRYGENSHQAAAFYVESNPEEASVATARQIQGKALSYNNIADTDAALECVKEFDQPACVIVKHANPCGVALGDNIFEAYDRAFKTDPTSAFGGIIAFNRELDAATATAITERQFVEVIIAPSVSAEAVEIVAAKKNVRLLECGEWSSKTTGFDVKRVNGGLLVQDRDQGMVSEADLKVVSKRQPTQEELKDALFCWKVAKYVKSNAIVYAKGDMTIGVGAGQMSRVYSAKIAGIKAADENLEVAGSVMASDAFFPFRDGIDAAAEAGIKCVIQPGGSMRDQEVIDAADEHGMAMIFTGMRHFRH; from the coding sequence ATGGTTGCAATGGAAAACGCTCGTCCTATCCGCCGTGCGCTAATTAGCGTGTCAGACAAAACTGGTATTGTTGAGTTCGCCCAGGCGCTTGCCGATCGTGGTGTCGACATCCTGTCCACAGGTGGCACTGCCAGCCTGCTTGCCGAGCAGGGTATCAAGGTAACTGAAGTTTCCGATCACACCGGCTTCCCTGAAATGATGGACGGTCGCGTCAAGACCCTACACCCGAAAATCCACGGTGGGGTACTGGGCCGTCGCGGTACTGACGATGCAGTGATGAACGAGCATGGCATTGCCCCGATCGACATGGTTGTGGTCAACCTATACCCGTTCGCAGCGACAGTGGCCAACCCAGATTGCACCCTGGAAGATGCGGTTGAGAACATCGATATCGGTGGCCCGACGATGGTTCGCTCTGCCGCGAAAAACCACAAAGACGTAACCATTATCGTCAATGCCCACGACTACGATCGCGTGCTGACAGAAATGGCAGCCAATGACGGTTCACTGACCCATGCAACCCGTTTCGACCTGGCTATCGCAGCTTTCGAGCACACCGCTGCTTACGACGGTATGATTGCCAACTACTTCGGTACCATGGTGCCGTCTTACGGTGACAACAAGGAAGGCGACGAAGAGTCTAAATTCCCTCGCACTTTCAACCAGCAGTTCGAGAAGAAGCAGGACATGCGCTACGGTGAGAACAGCCACCAGGCTGCCGCTTTCTACGTTGAGAGCAACCCGGAAGAAGCATCGGTTGCGACGGCTCGCCAGATCCAAGGCAAAGCCCTGTCTTACAACAACATCGCTGATACCGATGCCGCACTTGAGTGTGTGAAAGAGTTCGACCAACCAGCCTGTGTCATTGTGAAGCACGCCAACCCTTGTGGTGTCGCGCTGGGTGACAACATCTTTGAAGCCTACGACCGTGCGTTCAAAACTGACCCAACCTCTGCCTTTGGCGGCATCATCGCATTCAACCGTGAACTGGATGCCGCAACGGCAACGGCTATTACAGAGCGTCAATTCGTTGAAGTGATCATTGCACCTTCTGTTTCAGCTGAAGCGGTAGAAATTGTCGCGGCCAAGAAAAATGTTCGCCTGCTAGAGTGCGGTGAGTGGAGCAGCAAGACCACTGGCTTTGACGTGAAACGCGTCAACGGCGGCCTGTTGGTTCAGGACCGTGACCAAGGCATGGTGTCTGAGGCTGATCTTAAAGTTGTTTCTAAGCGCCAGCCAACACAAGAAGAGCTAAAAGATGCCCTATTCTGCTGGAAAGTCGCTAAATACGTGAAGTCTAACGCGATTGTTTACGCCAAAGGCGATATGACCATCGGTGTGGGCGCTGGCCAGATGAGCCGTGTTTACTCCGCGAAAATTGCCGGTATCAAAGCGGCTGACGAGAATTTGGAAGTTGCGGGTAGCGTGATGGCTTCTGATGCCTTCTTCCCGTTCCGCGACGGTATCGACGCGGCGGCTGAAGCGGGTATCAAGTGTGTGATCCAGCCAGGTGGCTCGATGCGCGACCAGGAAGTGATTGACGCTGCCGACGAGCACGGCATGGCGATGATCTTTACGGGCATGCGCCACTTCCGCCACTAA
- a CDS encoding hypothetical protein (COG3068), with protein MLKNPVQLRLEKLEPWQHITFMVSLCERMYPNYAFFCQQTEFADEQKYRSILDSIWEILTVKTAKINFEKQLEKLEELVPNAEDYDLYAVNPAIDACAALADLLHAMLDRDLMLETLAKLSSLSAATVADLEFAQTGVEITNENQKENEAVCAEWDMQWAIFRALKEAERRDIELIKGLRQELREEPVSNIGIEL; from the coding sequence ATGCTAAAGAATCCAGTTCAGCTCCGTTTAGAAAAATTAGAACCATGGCAACACATTACCTTTATGGTGTCTCTGTGTGAACGAATGTATCCCAACTATGCGTTCTTCTGTCAGCAAACGGAGTTCGCGGATGAGCAGAAGTACCGTTCGATTCTGGACAGTATCTGGGAAATTTTGACAGTAAAAACGGCCAAGATTAACTTTGAGAAGCAGCTGGAGAAACTCGAAGAGTTGGTACCCAATGCCGAAGATTATGATCTGTATGCGGTAAATCCGGCTATTGATGCCTGTGCGGCGCTGGCTGATTTGCTCCATGCGATGCTCGACCGTGACCTGATGCTGGAAACACTGGCTAAGCTAAGCTCGTTGTCTGCCGCAACTGTAGCTGATCTTGAATTTGCCCAGACCGGAGTGGAGATCACCAACGAGAACCAGAAAGAAAACGAAGCGGTATGTGCCGAGTGGGACATGCAGTGGGCGATTTTCCGGGCGCTTAAAGAAGCAGAGCGCCGTGATATCGAGCTGATCAAAGGTTTGCGTCAGGAGTTGCGCGAAGAGCCGGTCAGCAATATTGGTATCGAGCTGTAA
- a CDS encoding hypothetical protein (COG3123), translated as MLNVNEYFDGQVKSLGFETSGERASVGVMAPGEYTFGTAAPEKMSVVKGALTVKLPGHIEWETYYAGDDFEVPGDSSFEVKVAEPTAYLCDYL; from the coding sequence ATGTTGAATGTGAATGAGTATTTTGATGGCCAGGTTAAGTCCCTGGGATTTGAGACCTCTGGCGAGCGTGCCAGCGTGGGAGTCATGGCTCCGGGAGAATATACCTTCGGTACGGCGGCGCCAGAAAAGATGAGCGTGGTCAAGGGCGCCTTGACCGTGAAACTGCCGGGCCATATCGAGTGGGAAACCTATTATGCCGGTGACGACTTTGAAGTCCCTGGTGACTCCTCGTTTGAGGTGAAGGTTGCTGAGCCGACCGCCTACCTGTGTGATTACCTTTAA
- a CDS encoding hypothetical protein (COG2335) gives MNHILRIFNRSLVVFALCFTGQALAEHHEASEVEKNLVQVAASNDDFQTLVMAIKAAELVGTLEGKGPFTVLAPTDDAFAKLPEGTLAELLEPDNKEKLQAVLTYHVLPGAISSEEVAKLKLPETVQGGTVAIETDDEGKVTINGASVITADIPASNGVIHVIDTVLIPE, from the coding sequence ATGAATCACATACTCCGTATCTTCAACCGCTCTTTAGTTGTTTTTGCTCTTTGCTTCACCGGTCAGGCCTTGGCCGAGCACCATGAAGCCAGCGAGGTGGAAAAGAACCTGGTCCAGGTCGCGGCCAGCAATGACGATTTCCAAACCTTAGTGATGGCGATCAAAGCCGCCGAACTGGTGGGAACATTGGAAGGGAAAGGCCCGTTTACGGTTTTGGCACCAACCGATGATGCCTTTGCTAAACTGCCCGAAGGTACGCTAGCCGAGCTGCTTGAACCGGATAACAAAGAAAAACTCCAGGCGGTACTGACCTACCATGTCTTGCCCGGCGCGATCTCTTCTGAAGAAGTGGCCAAGCTCAAGTTGCCGGAAACAGTCCAAGGCGGAACGGTGGCCATCGAAACCGATGACGAGGGCAAGGTTACCATCAACGGTGCCAGTGTTATTACCGCGGATATACCGGCCAGCAACGGGGTGATCCATGTTATCGACACGGTGCTTATCCCAGAATAA
- a CDS encoding phosphoribosylamine--glycine ligase (COG0151), which translates to MNVLIIGAGGREHALGWKAAQNPNVETVFVAPGNAGTALEPKLENVAIGVEDIEALVAFAKEKAIELTIVGPEAPLVIGVVDAFRAAGLPIFGPTEAAAQLEGSKAFTKDFLARHQIPTGAYANFTEIEPALAYVREQGAPIVVKADGLAAGKGVIVAMTLEEAEDAIKDMLAGNAFGAAGSRVVIEEFLEGEEASFIVMVDGENVLPMATSQDHKRVGDKDTGPNTGGMGAYSPAPVVTPEIHNRIMEEVIYPTVRGMAAEGHPYTGFLYAGLMIAADGTPKVIEYNCRFGDPETQPIMMRMESDLVELCLMAIDEKLDQAESKWDQRASIGVVLAAGGYPASYAKGDVISLPSTDVEGQKIFHAGTATNAEGEIVTNGGRVLCATALGNSVSEAQQRAYELTKQVSWNGMFHRNDIGYRAVAREQQES; encoded by the coding sequence ATGAATGTATTGATTATTGGTGCTGGCGGCCGCGAACACGCACTGGGCTGGAAAGCCGCACAAAACCCAAATGTTGAGACTGTTTTCGTTGCCCCGGGTAACGCTGGTACTGCGCTTGAGCCTAAGCTGGAAAACGTTGCGATTGGCGTTGAAGACATCGAGGCCCTGGTTGCCTTTGCCAAGGAAAAAGCCATTGAGCTGACCATTGTTGGCCCTGAAGCACCATTGGTGATCGGCGTGGTTGATGCTTTCCGCGCTGCTGGCCTGCCAATTTTCGGCCCAACTGAAGCCGCAGCCCAGCTGGAGGGCTCTAAAGCCTTCACCAAGGACTTCCTGGCTCGCCACCAGATCCCGACCGGTGCCTACGCTAACTTCACTGAGATCGAGCCTGCTCTGGCCTACGTACGCGAGCAGGGTGCACCGATTGTGGTTAAGGCTGACGGCCTTGCTGCCGGTAAAGGGGTGATCGTCGCGATGACCCTTGAAGAAGCAGAAGATGCCATCAAGGACATGCTAGCTGGCAATGCCTTCGGCGCAGCCGGTAGCCGCGTGGTGATCGAAGAGTTCCTGGAAGGCGAAGAAGCAAGCTTTATCGTGATGGTTGACGGCGAGAACGTCTTGCCAATGGCCACCAGCCAGGATCACAAGCGTGTCGGCGACAAAGACACCGGACCGAATACCGGCGGGATGGGTGCTTACTCACCAGCGCCTGTCGTCACGCCAGAAATCCACAACCGCATCATGGAAGAGGTGATCTACCCGACGGTACGCGGTATGGCCGCAGAAGGTCACCCTTACACCGGCTTCCTGTACGCTGGCCTGATGATTGCCGCAGATGGCACGCCGAAAGTGATCGAGTACAACTGCCGCTTCGGCGATCCTGAAACCCAGCCAATCATGATGCGCATGGAATCGGATCTGGTTGAGCTTTGCCTGATGGCAATTGACGAGAAGCTGGATCAAGCTGAATCCAAGTGGGATCAGCGCGCCTCAATTGGTGTGGTACTGGCCGCAGGCGGCTACCCGGCCAGCTATGCCAAAGGCGATGTGATCAGCCTGCCTAGCACCGACGTTGAAGGCCAGAAAATCTTCCACGCCGGTACGGCAACCAACGCCGAAGGCGAAATCGTGACTAACGGTGGCCGCGTACTGTGTGCGACAGCACTTGGCAACTCGGTCTCTGAAGCCCAGCAGCGTGCCTACGAGTTGACCAAGCAGGTAAGCTGGAACGGTATGTTCCACCGCAACGATATCGGCTACCGTGCCGTTGCCCGCGAGCAGCAAGAGAGCTAA
- a CDS encoding zinc-responsive transcriptional regulator (COG0789), with translation MYLIGQLAKHCGVSSDTLRFYEKNGLLVPAGRSESGYRLYSEDDLSRIRFILRAKAIGLSLDEIRELLDIRLEASQHSCAEVKAITQAKLDEVDRKMAELSRIRKALKKINDACCGHVDDDASHCSILEALGEEEPEPAREVDSQCCSRRTHCSEQ, from the coding sequence ATGTATTTGATTGGCCAATTGGCTAAGCACTGTGGGGTCAGCAGTGATACGTTGCGGTTTTACGAGAAGAACGGTCTGCTGGTCCCGGCAGGTCGCAGTGAGAGCGGTTATCGGCTCTACAGCGAAGATGACCTGTCGCGGATCCGTTTCATCCTTCGGGCCAAGGCGATTGGCCTGAGTCTGGATGAAATCAGGGAGTTGCTGGATATTCGCCTCGAAGCTAGCCAGCACAGCTGTGCCGAGGTTAAGGCGATCACTCAGGCTAAGCTGGATGAGGTGGACCGCAAGATGGCGGAGCTGTCGCGGATCCGTAAGGCCCTGAAGAAAATTAATGATGCCTGCTGTGGCCATGTTGATGATGATGCCAGTCACTGCTCGATCCTCGAGGCGCTGGGTGAAGAAGAGCCGGAGCCCGCCAGGGAGGTAGACAGCCAGTGCTGTAGTAGGCGGACCCACTGTTCCGAGCAATAG